The DNA window GGGCACCCCCCAAGTGCAGGCagccgcggggggggggtccccgttACCTGCCggaggaaggcagcaggctGGTGGCCGGCGGCTACCGCGTCCCCCGAATGGCAGCGGGTGACCTCGGTGAAGGGCTTGTCCTTGCCCTTGGGGGCGGGAGGCAGCTCAGGGGGACACCGTCCCGTGTCccccctgtgtccccctcccccaaacccGGGGGACatggctcgggggggggggtgggggggaggggaaggcacCCCAGAGCATCCCAGGGCACCCCAACGAGGTGGGGGGACCCCAGGGTGGGAGCTGTGCCCTGTGGGGGGGCTTTAGGGACCAGGGGTCTGGGTGGGTGTGGGGACCCCTGGGTGTCTGTGGGTCCCGTGGGGCTCTGGGTggctgtgggtgtctgtgggTCCCGTGGGGCTCTGGGTGGCCGTGGGGACCTTTGTGGGGCTCTGGGTGTCTGTGGGTCCTCTGTGGGTGCCTGGGGGGGTCCTGTGGGGCTTTAGTGGCCATGGGGACCTGTGGGTGCCTGTGGGTCCCGTGGGTCTCTGGGTGTCCGTGGGGCCGTGGGAAcctgggggtccctgggggtccTGTGGGGCTTTGGGTCCCCATGGAGACCCGTGGGGTGTCTGTGGGTCCCTGTGAATCTCTGGGTGGCCATGGGGATCTGTGGGTCCCTGTGGGGCTCTGGGTGGCCGTGGGGTCCCGTGGGGTCCCGTGGGTCTCTCACCTGGGCCAGCTCCGCCTCGATGGCGGCCGCTCGCTCGAGCAGGGCCTGCAGCGGAGACGGCGGCACCAGCGGGCTGCCGGGCTTCGCTGGGGACGGGGGGCGGCCGGAGCCCCCCGAGGTGCCAACCGCCGCCATGGCCGGGGCAGGAGCCGGAGCTGCGGGTCAGCGCGGCCgggggggacaggagggggCCGGGGTTAATGGTTAGGGGCTCGGCGGTGCGTGGCGTGCCGGGACGGTACACGGCGTGCCAGGGTGCCCGGGGTGGGCAGGGTCCCGCCCGTCGGTTGGTCCCGCTGTGCCCGGCTCCTGCCACATGCCGTGGGTGGCACGGGGCGCCGAGGGGTGCCGGGAACGCGGGGGCCGGGGAGCgatgcccaccccccccccccgtcacccTGCCCCCCTCCCGCCATCCCCGTCACCCACCACGGCCGCCCGCAGGCCTCCCACCCCCTGCCGCCCCGTTACCTGCCTCGTTACCTGCCTGATTAACCATCCCGTTACCTGTCCCGTTACCGATCTCGTTACCTGCCTCGTTACCCGCCTTGTGCCTGCCCCAACCCCTCCCAACGTCCCTTTACCGTCTCCGTTACCGGCCTCGTTACCCACCCCACAACCTGCCCAAATTCCTGCTCCCGTACCCACCCCGTACCCGTCCTGTTACCTCCCCGTTACCCCTCAATTACCTCCCAGTTACCCCTCAATTAATTACCCTCCCCATTACCCCTCAATTACCCTCCCCGTTAACGTCCCTATTAACCTCCCCATTGCTCCCCACCTGCCCCATTCCCTCCCCGTtacccccctgtcccccccatTACCGTCCCCGTCACTCCCCATTACCTGCCCCGATACCCCCCGTTCCCTCCCCGTTACCCCCCGTTACCCCCCGTTCCCCTCCCCGTCACTCCCCCCATTCCCTCCCCGTtactccccttcccccccccccgttaccCCCCGTTCCCTCCCCGttccccccccattccccccccgTTCCCCCCGTCGCTCCCGGCATGGCGGGTGGCAGCGCGCCCATGGCCGTGGCAGAAGGGACACGGGACACCCCAGCGGTACCCGGCATCCCCGAGGACTGCAGCAGCGACGACGCTCACGCCGTGGGCCGCGGCCCGCTGCCCGTCCTGCGCCAGGTACAACCGGGCACCGGGGCTGGCACCGCCGGACGGCCACcgtgtccgtgtgtcccccccgtcACCCCCCGTCCGTGCCCCCCAGGTCGCAGCCGCCTGTGCCTGCCCCGAGCTGCTCAGCAGCCCCGCTCTGCCGGCGGCTGCCCGGCACCGGGCACGGCACGTCCTGCGGGAGATGGACGCCGGTAACATCGGTAGGGTCCGGCATGGCTCAGGGGGTGCCCGGCATCgtcggggtgggggtggggggacacaaGTGTATGGGGTGGGGGCTTGGTGTCACCCTTGGCATGGCTTAGAGGGTGcttgggggggggtcccagggggtGCCCAGTGTGGGAGGAGGGGGGGCTGGCATGATCTATAGGGTGCCGGCATGATCTATAGGgtgtcccagcacagcccacagGGTGCCTGCATGATCTATAGGGTGCCCAGAGCCATAGGGTGCCCAGCACAGCCTGTGGGGTGCCTGCATGATCTATAGGATGCCTGCATGATCTATAGGGtgtcccagcacagcctgtgGGGTGCCTGCAGGATCTATAGGGTGCCCAGAGCCGTAGGgtgtcccagcacagcccatgGGGTGCCTGCATGATCTGTAGGGTGCCCAGAGCTGTAAGGTGTGCCAGCAGAGCCCCTGGGGTGCCTGCATGATCCATAGGGTGCCTGCATGATCCATAGGGTGCCTGCATGATCCATAGGGTGCCCAGAGCCGTAGGGTGCCCAGCACACCCATGGGGTGCCCCTTCCTGGCAAGGCCATTTTTtgagggggggggtgggtgtcgTCGTGGTCCCGCAGGGTTCGGGGTGCTCGGGAGCGGCtccgtccctgtccccagggggGTACAACCACGAGCACCGGGCACTGGGGGTCCCGACCGGAGTCGCCCGTTTCCTCGAGCGTCGCGACGGCGGCGTCCCCTGCAACCCCGGGAACGTCGTCCTCTGCAGCGGCACCGCCAGCATCCTCCCGGTGAGCACCCGTCTCCGTCCCCATCGGGGGTCCCGTGCCAGatccacccccccccagctcatTCCCATTCCCACCCCAGTTCGTCATGTCGCTGTTGGTGGACGAGGCGGCGGCGCAGCCGACGGGGGTGCTGGTGCCGGTGCCGGGCCCCCCGCTCCacggggcggcggcggggctggcgggCGCCGTGGCCGTGCCGTACCCGCTGGCtgaggagcggggctgggccGTGGACCGCGACGGGGTGCGGCGGGCGCTGCGGCGGGCGCGGGCGCGATGCCTCCCCAAGGCGCTCTGCGTGGTCAACCCCGGGGACCCCACGGGTGAGTTGTGGGGCGGCGCGGTGGCCCCGTGACTCGGTTTCCCCggctgggggggacacacgagGGGTCTCCCCCGCCCCGGCAGGGCACGTGCTGAGCCGGCAGAGCATGGAGGACATCATCCGGCTGGCGGGCGAGGAGAACCTCCTGCTGCTGGCGGACGAGGTGGGTGCCGGTGGCGGGTGGCGGGTGGGGGGTGTCcgtgcccccccgccccggcagcccctgACCCTGGGTGCCGCAGGTGCAGCAGGAACGAGCCTTCCTCCCCGACCgccccttcctctccttcaaGCGGGTGCTGGGGGAGATGGGTGCCCCGCTCGCCTCCACCGTCCAGCTCGTCTCCTTCTACTCCCTCTCCAAGAGCGTCGGGGGGTAAGAACCGACCCCCCAACGCCCCCAGAGTCCCCCAAACCCCCTTTTCCCAgtcccctccaccccctgctcccccagggGTGGTTTCCGAGCGGGTTTCTTCGAGCTGGTGAACGTCGACCCGAGTGTCCTGAAGTGCTTCTACACGTGGGGGATGTCGGTGTATCCCCCCATCCTGGGGCAGGTGATGCTGGATACGGCCGtgcagcccccgctgcccgACGATCCCTCCTACCCAGCCTTCCAGGAGGTGGGTAACGCCGGGTCCCCTCCCCACAGCCGGCTGCCATGGGGACACCTGGCTCCTGCTGGTGGCAGGGGGTGATGTCCCACGAGTTGCTGAAGGAGAGGTGGGCTCTGTGCAtcctgtccccgtccccgtccccatccccatcccatccccatcccatccccatccccatccccatccccatccccatccccatccccatccccatccccatcccatccccatcccatcccatccccatcccatccccatcccatccccatccccatccccatcccatccccatcccatccccatccccatccccatccccatccccatcccatccccatcccatccccatcccatccccatccccatccccatcccatccccatcccatccccatccccatccccatcccatcccatccccatccccatcccatcccatccccatcccatccccatcccatcccatccccatccccatcccatcccatcccatcccatccccatcccatccccatccccatcccatcccatccccatccccatcccatcccatccccatccccatccccatccccatccccatcccatcccatccccatcccatccccatcccatccccatccccatcccatccccatccccatcccatcccatcccatcccacccaggACCTGCGCCGTGCCCTGGCCCCCAACGCCCGCCTggtgcaggaggtgctgggCCGGGCCCCCGGCATCCGCTGCCGGCCCCTGCATGGCGGCGCCCGCGCCTTCCCCCGCATCCAGCTCCCGCCCCGCGCCCTGCGCCGTGCCCGGGTGAGCGCCCGGGGGACGGGGACGTGGGGAGGGGCCCCCCCGGGGCCGCGGGACACCggcggaggcgggggggggggggacacacgccGGGGACGGGAGCCACCCCCGGGACGTGGGACGGCGTGGGAGTGTGGGGCACCCCGGGGACACGGGGGCGTCCTGGGGACAGGAGCCATCACTGGGGGGTGCGGGGCACCCTGGGGTGTGGGGagtcctggggaggggggacagcATGGGAAGAGGGCACACCATGGAAGAGGGCACACCTTGGGAGGGGGCACCCTGGGGACGTGGGACACCACGGGAGGGGGGACACCATGGAAGAGGGGACACCCTGGGGACGTGGGACACCCTGGGGACGTTGGACACCCTGGGGACGTGGGACACCCTGGGAGGGGGCACACCATGAGAGTACCGGGCACCCTGGGGCCATGGGACCCCCTGGGGCCATGGGACCCCCCAGGACGGGACCCCCCCATGGCGCAGGGTGACCCTCCCGTCCCTTCTCCCGCAGGCGCTGGGCCTGGAGCCCGATGTCTTCTTCTGccgggagctgctggaggcCACGGGGATGGTGCTGGCCCCGGGGAGCGAGTTCGGGCAGCCGGAGGGCACCCACCACCTGGGGTAACTCGGGGCCGCTGggttggggtgctgggggacgcCCCACTGCGTTGTCCCGAgtcccccttccccatccctgtccctgcaCCCGTACCCATCCCCACGTGGTATCACCGGGGATGCTGGCTTGGCCCCGGGGTGGTGGCGACTCATCCCCACGGCCATGTgtccgtccccgtcccccccccccaaaattgtcccccccccctctcctGTCCCCCCAGGCTGTCCCTGCCGGCCAAGACGCCGGAGCGGGTGCTGCtcaccctccccagctcccacgCCGCCTTCCTGCGCCGCTTCTCCTGACGCTGCCTCGCCGCCGAAATCTGCCACGGcctcctggggggggggctgggggggggggaacgtgGCCGTGCCGTAACCGCGCTGGCGGGAGCCCGAGGAAAGGCACAAAGAGCAGCCAGAGGCCGTGGCAGCGTTTATTGGGGTGGCCGCCGTGCCACGGGGTCCCGTCCCCCCAAGTTGTGTCCCGGTGATGTGGGGTGGCTTTGGCTCGTGCCTCCGGTCCCCTTGTCTGTCCCCCCCACTGAGGGGGTCCCACCCCCCGGTGCCCCCTCAGAGCTCGGGGAAGACGCTGTAGACCTCCACCTCGCAGAGCGCCAGCTGCTCCTCCCGGCCGGGGATGAGGACGGTGACGTAACGACCCGGCAGCCCCTGGCAGCAGACGGTGCTGAGCGAGCCGGGGCCGGCGTCCGTGATGATGCCGCAGCTGCCGGGGAGGAAGAGACGGGGCTCAGGAGGTTGGGGCACCGACGGGGCGGTGATggccccccaaacccaacctccccccccccagttttcgGCTCACATTGGGTTGTCCCTGCCGCGCTCGGCCGGCGCGTCCCCGACGTGGACCTGTGCTCCCCGCAGCCGGTGCCAGCAGCAATCCTGCCGGTTCTTCACCACCACGGCCGCCACGGCGCGGCGCCCGCCCAGATCCACGCTCCACCACGGCTCCCGCTCTCGCCGCGTGTGGCTGCAGGAGCCGTGCTGCCAAACGCCGTCCCGGTTCCCGTCCACCGCCTTGGACGCGGCGCCGGAACCGTTGGAGGTGGAGGATTGCGTCGCCCGCTGCTCCCGCGCCACGTTGGGAGCTGCAA is part of the Balearica regulorum gibbericeps isolate bBalReg1 chromosome 2, bBalReg1.pri, whole genome shotgun sequence genome and encodes:
- the LOC142600842 gene encoding alanine aminotransferase 1-like, with protein sequence MAGGSAPMAVAEGTRDTPAVPGIPEDCSSDDAHAVGRGPLPVLRQVAAACACPELLSSPALPAAARHRARHVLREMDAGNIGGYNHEHRALGVPTGVARFLERRDGGVPCNPGNVVLCSGTASILPFVMSLLVDEAAAQPTGVLVPVPGPPLHGAAAGLAGAVAVPYPLAEERGWAVDRDGVRRALRRARARCLPKALCVVNPGDPTGHVLSRQSMEDIIRLAGEENLLLLADEVQQERAFLPDRPFLSFKRVLGEMGAPLASTVQLVSFYSLSKSVGGGGFRAGFFELVNVDPSVLKCFYTWGMSVYPPILGQVMLDTAVQPPLPDDPSYPAFQEVGNAGSPPHSRLPWGHLAPAGGRGTQDLRRALAPNARLVQEVLGRAPGIRCRPLHGGARAFPRIQLPPRALRRARALGLEPDVFFCRELLEATGMVLAPGSEFGQPEGTHHLG